In the genome of Anabaena cylindrica PCC 7122, the window CCATAAAAATCTAGTACCTTATCTATATTCTCTTTTTCGCTATCTGTAAGTACACCGCTATTTCCTTCACTAAAAGATTCTGTATTGACCTTAAACTTACCTTTATGAACGTTATACAAATCTCGAACTACTGCTCCGTTAGCCCAAGCTTCAATTCTTTCTTCAAACAACTCAGACTCGTCCCATACTAAATTCCATGCTTGACTATAGTAGACAAGCTTTTGAAGTTTCATTGATGTAATTTCACCCTGTTTTTCAAGGATATAACGAGCAACATCAAATACTGTAGCCATATTAGTTCCTCAAACAAACTACTATTATCGTTGATAATAAAACGTCATTTCGACTTGATATAAGCTCTATATGAGTCGTACTAAACTCTAATACTTGGATAATACACTGCAATATAAAATTGCAATTAAATTATAATAGCGACTTATTTTATAGTACAAGAATACCATAAGCGACTAGTATATGTCAAGTCTTTCTTTCTCATCCTCAAAACAATATCACCAAATTTCCCAGGATTCAGTTTGACTGCTGCACAGATGATTCAACCTGGTAAACTCAAGCGATAATAGATACATGGATGCGTAATACAGTTTTTCCAAGACGAATATAAAGCACTCAAGAATTTAAAGAATCATGGCAATTCACGCCACATAAAAGTTATGTCTGGGTTTGGATGTGGGATAAAACCATGCTTTTCATACCAAGCCTTTCTATCAAAACCATCAGATGCAATAGAGTTTCCTGGTCTTTCTAAGAGGATATCCATTTTTTCTATTTGCCACAGAGCTTCACAAGTTTTTTCTAGCAACTCGGAACCATACCCACGTCTCTTAAATTGTTGCAAAATTTCTATATCAGATAAATACCAGACGCGTTCTTTAAACCTGTTAGTCCTGCATAAACTCTTCCCAAGACAAGTTCCGTCTTGCTTGAAAAGACCAAACGCTACACTCTCCCCTCCATATTCACTATTAACTTTCTTGAAGATAAGAGTCTCTCCATTTAAATGAAATGTGATCAACTTTTCACTAGTCATAGTACTTACTAAAAACTCTACTCAGTTGTTGGCTAAATTAAAATCCCCCTCCTTTTTGTGCGAGGAGGGGTTATGTTTCAAAGCAAACTTTTGCGTGAGAATATCTTCCTACAGATTTTGGAAGTACTTATCTAGTGCATCATGTACCAAATCAGTCATTGGTCGATTTTGCTTTTCTGCTGTTTCCTTGAGGTGTAAATACACATCATCTCTCAGACTGACCCGATGACGTGATTTACCGCTGCTGGTGGGTTCTCCGGGTGTATAGGTGGCTGAAAATTCGCGGATAGCATCAAAACCCATGCGATCGCAAAAATCACCAAAACTCTCTTTTCCTTTGCGGAATTTTTTGAAGTAGATAAATATCGGTTCTAGGAAACTCTCTATATCATTGTCATGCAATTTCTCAATGATAGGTTGAGCTAAACGCGTTTGATCTGGTGAACCACCCAACCACACTTGATAGGATTCCGGTGCGCTACCCACAAAACCCAATTCAGCCATATAAGGACGAGCGCAACCGTTAGGGCAACCAGTCATCCTCACCACAAAATGGTCTTTTTGTAAACCTAATTTATCTAATAAAGCGCGGATTCTGTCTAAAATTCCGGGAATTGCTCTTTCAGATTCGGTAATTGCTAAACCGCAGGTAGGTAAAGCGGGACAAGCCATAGCAAAGCGAGTTAAGGCTGCTATTTGGCTAGGGTCAGCAACAACACCACAACGGTCTAGAATCTCTTGAATTGCTGCTTTATCTTCTGGGTCAATTTCGTAAAATAGCAGATTTTGGTTGCCTGTCAGCCGAATGGGGAGGTTAAATTTCTCAACTATTTCCCGTAAAGCGGTTTTTAGTTGGAATGCACCTTCATCTTTAACCCGACCATTCTCAATGGAAATACCCAAAAACAGTTTACCGTCCCCTTGTTCATTCCAGCCTAAAAAGTCCTGATATTTGAACTTGGGTAAGGGTTTAAAAGGTTCGACACTTTTACCAAAATATTCTTCTACTTGGGTGCGGAATTTGTCTACACCCCAATCATTGATTAAATATTTTAACCGAGCGTGTCGTCGGTCGGTGCGATCGCCATAATCTCTTTGAGTAGCGACTACAGCTTTGACGAAATTATAAACATCATCTTTGCCGACATAGCAAATGGGGTCAGCAACTCTGGCAAAGGTCTCTTCTTTATTATGGGTTCTTCCTAAACCACCACCAGCAAAGACATCAAACCCTTGCAATTCGCCTTTTTTATTGGTGATGACAACCAAAGTCAAATCTTGGGAATATAAATCAACGGAATTATCACCCGGAACCGTGACACAAATTTTAAATTTGCGGGGCATATAGTGAGTTCCATAGATTGGTTCTACGGAATCATGAACAATAGTACCGTTACCATTGCTTTGTCGTGCAGCTTTGACATCTGGATGTTCTTCTACACTAATTGCTTTTTCCCCATCTAACCAAATTTCATAATAAGCGCCAGTTTGGGGAGAGAGCAAATCAGCAATATTTTGGGCATATTCCCAAGCATATTCATATTCTGGACGATTTTTTAAAGGGGCTGGGGGAGCCATGACGTTGCGGTTAATGTCACCACAAGCGCCTAAAGTTGAACCTAAATTTTGGACAATAGTAGCGATCGCACTTTTAAGATTCTTTTTCAGGATACCATGTACCTGAAATCCTTGGCGAGTCGTAGCTCTGAGCGTATGATTACCATATTCATCAGCCAGCTTGTCTAAAGCCAAATACAGCTGCGGTGGTACTAACCCACCAGGATTTTTTGTCCGCAGCATAAACTGATAATCTTTTTCTTGTCCTTTAGCGCGATTATCACGGTTATCTTGTTGATAAGACCCGTGAAACTTGAGAATCTGGATTGCATCTTCACTAAAGTGAGTTGTGTCCTGGAGAATCTCAGTAGCTACAGGTTCACGCAAAAAATTACTATTTTCTTTGATACCTTCTACTTTGGAAGGCTTGCGGTTGCTAACGGGGGAAGGAGCAGAGTTAACCATTACAGTAGTATGTTTGTCAATAATGCATCAGTTAAAGCTGAATTAGGAATTTATAGCAACGGACAAGGAGGTTAGGACATCAAGCGTATTAATGAAACTCCGTCCACAACAGGGTTTTACTCCTGACTCCTGCTATAACAGCACCTTTTCAGCTATGAGAACACCCAAAATTCGGTCGGAATTATGAAGAATAATCTAATTTTAACATGGCAAAACGCTGGCTTTATCAGTGATTTAACACTTGATAAAACCAGCACCTAGTAAACAGGTGTAATTTAACACGACATAACTTACTTTTTACCTGTTGACATATAAACATATTTATGATTTTGCCAACAGCCTTCATTACCTTGAATTGCACCAATTTACTCAATGTATTGTATCAGTCTCATCCTGCAATTTTCCCCCTGAGACAAATTTAGCAATCAAGTAAATTTTCTTTCTATCTAAAGCGATAGCCAAGACCACCATTGATGCTCACAGCAGAAGCATCACTATTTTGGTAAGCTTTAAGTCCAACTTTAGCATTAGTGTAGACGAGGAAGTTTTTGGCAACTTCAGATTCTACTCCAGCACCTACAACTACAGAATCTCTATTACCCAAAGGTGTTGGCTTACCATCTGCCTCTACAAAAGAATAGCCACCAGTGATAAAGGCATTGGTTTTATTAGCAATGGGTACATCTAAAGAAACTTCAGGAATGATAGCAGTTGTTTCATCACTCCAGAGAACATTACCGCGTGCGGAAAAGGGAGTATTTCCTAATTTCACACGGCCTGTGATATTTCCGCCCAAGGTAGCAGCATCGTTATTTTGACCGCCATTTGTAACACCAGCCGCTACACCAGCACCAATATAACTAGCATCAGTACCCTTTTGTGTTTCAGCAGCAGCTTTACCAACTGTAAGAAATGCAGGAGCAATTACTAAAGAAGATAAAGCAGAAATGGTGAGTAAAGACTTGAGTAAACGTTTCATAATTTTGACCAATTTTTAGAAGTTTTACTGTTAAATTGAAAGTCGAATATTCAGATAAAAAAGTTCCAGAGAAGTTTCTAATTTGTTGAAATCCTGATTGCTAATCATGCAATATATTTAGGATTAAGTAACTCAGCCAGTTTTGCATCGACAGTTATAATTACACAAGCATATTTTAGCATTCCAGATTACAAATTTAAGTTTTGAAGAGTTTGGGGAATTTCCTTGGAGATGAAATCATGATCCCTGCAAAAATATTATCAGGTTTAATGGGTGTATGTGTCGGAGATGCCTTAGGTGTACCTGTGGAGTTCACCAGCCGGGCTGAACGCAAGATATCTCCGGTGACAACTATGTTGGGTTATGGTACGTGGAATCAGCCACCGGGGACTTGGTCAGATGATAGTTCACTAACTTTGTGTTTGGTCGAATGTCTTTGTGAGGAATTTTCACTTTTAGAAATTGCTAATTCTTTCTGGCGTTGGTACAAAGAAGGTTATTGGGCTGCTCACGGTGAAGCCTTTGATATTGGTGGCACGACAAAACAAGCTATTCTCAATTGGCAACAGGGAGCGTCACCTCTAGAAGCAGGCGGTACTAGTGAGAAAAGTAATGGTAATGGTTCTTTGATGCGAATTTTACCAATGGTTTATTGTCATCAAATGTTTACTTTTCCTGAACTCATTACCAGAGTGCATCAAGTTTCTTGCATTACTCATGCCCATATCCGTTCTCAAATGGCCTGTGGCATTTATATTAGTGTTGCGATAGAGCTATTGGCAGGTTTTGAACCTAAAGCAGCTTATTTACAAGGATTAAGCAAAATTCAGTCTCTCTATTCTGGCAGTGAATATATTTTAGAAAAACCCCATTTTGATAGAGTTTTTAGTGGTGAAATTGCCAGAATACCTATAGAAGAGATTAATTCTGGTGGTTATGTGGTTGATACTTTAGAGGCATCTTTGTGGTGTTTGTTAAATACCTCTGCTTATGCCGAAGCAGTTCTCAAAGCTGTTAATTTAGGCGGAGATACAGATACTACTGCCGCCGTGACTGGTGGTTTGGCGGGAATTTATTACGGTGTGGAAAATATTCCTCAAGAATGGATTGACCAAATTGCCCGTCAACGGGACATCATTGACCTAGCAAATCGATTGGCTAAGGCTGTTGATAGTGAAGGGGAAATCGGCAATTGAAGAAATAAACTCTTTCCTCAATTGCCAATTCACTGTAAATAGGGCTGACTACTGACGAAAATACTCTAGCCAGTGAGTATTTTCATCAACTCTCATAGTCTGTCAAGAAAACTTGGAGGGTTTGTTCACAGGAAGATAAATTCTACTCTCTACCTGCTCCTCTGCTTGTCTACACCTGCAATTTCTGGGTTAGTAGGACTAAACCAAAGATAGGGAGTAGACTTGACCATCAATCAACAGTCGGGTGATGCCTTTGGCTTGGAGATGGGTACTAGCTTTGTGCAGCATTCTACTGTCAGGAACTTTAATCACGCGATCGCGCTTAGTAGAAAAGCGCTTGGCTACTCGGTGATTATCAAACACTGGTAGAGTTTTCTGTTGGGTTTCGATGGTGGGAATTGTCCCTAAGTCGCCAAAATCCTTGAGTGGCCTGGTAATTAATTCCGCAGAACGGTCAATTACTAAGTAGCAAGTTTTGGGTAAATTAGCCACCGAAAAGGGTAAGACTTGAACAGGTGCTTCTCCTGGCTTACGTCTTGTGACTAAAGGTGTTGGTTCCTCGTAGTCTTCATCCTCAAAGTCTTCCTCATCTTCGTACAAATCATCATCTAAATCGTCCAGATCATCTGACTCATCTAGCAAGTCTTCGTCGAAGATATCCTCAATCAGGTTTACCGCTGGATGTTCATCCTCTAGGATGATTCTGGGTATGCTGGGGATTTCTGGCGGCTTGTGTCGGACAATTTCGATTTCCTTGACTACTGGTTTCGGTTTTTCAGTGGCTGAGGAGCGAGTTTTCACCCTTCTAATAGCCGGGATTGGCTGGGGAAACTGCTCAGAATTAGGTTCTTCTTCTATAGCTGGCTGCTGTAGTTCAACCTTTGGCAACTTTACACTAGTGCGATCGCTAGAGGCATCCCTATTGACTGCTTCTGTTTCTATCTCTTCCGATTGATTACTCAACAGAGGTAACTGCTCATAGCTTACCTGCGCTCTGCCTTCAGGGGTTCTAGCAGCACGTTTTAGAGAAACAAGGTACTCATACTCTTCTTCTGGTAAGGTACTTTTGAGCAATCGGCTAATTGTTGAGTTACTCACACCATAGCGTTCTGCCAAAGTCGATGTTGTCTCGGCAGTCTCTCTATATAGCTTGAGAATCTCTTGTTTGTCAGAATCTGTTAATTTTCTCACGGTAGACACCAAAATTTGTTAACTTCGTTTGCGTCCACTGGTACGCCGCTTGAGGCTTAATGATGCTTCGTATTCTAAAGCAGCGCCCATACCAAATAAAACTCCACTAAACACCCAGAACACTTCTAGTATGTCTCCACTTTGATAATCGGGAACATAATTAGTGGCATATTTAAACCACATATCTGCAATGTAGAGCGAAAATGCCGCCGCTGCAATCATTCGCCAGGATAAAGAAACTTTTCCTCCCCAAAAGGCCAGCAGCATAATTGTCGCAATAATTAACAGCAGCACATCACTAACTACATAAAACCAATTCAAAGCAAAAGTTATCTTTTGAATAAGAGTATCTAGTCCCTCCGCAGACGCTTTATTTGTCTGAGAAATCCACCAGGCAACAAAACTGCCTAATAATCCAATTGAGGCTACAATTAGCCACTGCCATTTTTCTAGATTAATTCGCCGGGAGAACAAAGCTAAAGCCATACCTGCGCCCAGGAATATATAACTCAGAACAAAAAATATATCTCCTAAAGATACTTCTGGGTCTTGTTTTAACACCACTTCTGTATAGCCAAAAATTATCCCTCCAAGAAAGTAGGCCATCATACCTAAGCCAATTAGTAGCCAAACCTTTCGACTACTGACAATCTGGTTACTCTGCCAGTTTCTTAAGCATAAGACACCTGCACCCAAGTAAGCCAAAGCTTCAAAAATGTTCGTCCCCAAAACATACCAATCACCACGGTTTTCCGTGCCATTAGGCCCAGGGATTTTAGCGCTAAACAACAAAAAGTATAAAAGCGCCAGCAAAGCCCAGCCCATGGCAACCAAAATGATGTTTTGAGTAGTGAAAATCGACTTAGAACGGTATGAATTGTTGTAAGAGTTACTCATAAGTCTCAACTAGGTAAATGCACTCTAGCAGTATTTTTGGTGCAATTTGATGATGTGGACAGCAGTTGATCTACTGGATGTTACACCATTTAACACCTAAAGCAAGAGCTAATGGACAGTTTGTAATCAAATAATATCCATGCTACTGCCAAAGTTTACCTAGTGGTGATTGATTTAACCAACCGATGAATACTAATTGCTCTTCTTCGGGCATATCTTGTAACCGATCCTTGAGTTGACGAGCAAAATTGGTATCACCAAAATAAGTTTTTCCTAGTCGATGCAGTTCTTCCAGGAGAATAATCACATGAGTTTCTTGCCAAGAAGGCAGTTTAGGTATTTGTGAAGGCTCAACAGTTAGCAAAGATTTGACTGCCTCTGAGGAAGATATTTGGGGAAATTGCTTTTGCTGTAGTATCCCTGTTATGTCTTTTTCAAATAAACTCGCTTGCCGATTACCTAATAAATCTTCGATATCTAGATAAACGGCTTGCAGCAGCACAATACTGGCTAACGTCAAAATTTCAACACTGCTATGACTACCTGTATCATTTTCTAGCTGTTCCAAGCGGATTTTACCCCAGACGCTAAAACGCTCTGGTTCTTCCAGTAGGACACAGGCTTTACCACGATTGTCAGTAAGAGACCGCCACAACGCTTTGGCTTCAACCTCTTGACTAGCTTTGAAAACACTTATCAGGCGAAAGGTTTGCCCCTGATAATGGAGGATCGGCACCTGCTGATCCCGCGTTGGGTGCTGAATAGTTGAGATTTCAACATCCTGGCGTTTGAGAATAAACATGGCACTAGCAAATAACTCCTCACAGGGGCTGTTTTGACAAAAAATATGTCATGGACTTGGGCAACATAGCCGACAGTATAATTATTTATATTATGGTATGGGAGAATTAGGCATTTGCCAGATGTTTCACCAGCATACGCCATAGAGGGCATTAGTACTGATTAGTCAAATTCTTCCTTGACATCACAATATACCTGAATATCCCATATGTTTAGTTTTTAGTGTACATCTACTGACTCATGACTTGGATCTTCGTCTGGAAATTGGGAAATTTTCAATTTGATCTTGCTTGTTGCTAGGAATAAGAGATATAATGGTGTATGATGACTTTTTGATAACCCAGAGATTACTCTTGGGCGCGTAGCTCAGTGGATAGAGCAATTGCCTTCTAAGCAATCGGTCGCAGGTTCGAGCCCTGCCGCGCTCGTTTTAAGTCAGTTTGAACCCTCAAATCTGTAAGTAATAATATCCTGTTTTGCGGATTTTGGAGTTAATTTTTATGCGATACCTTACAGTAAGTGCTGAACTATCCGGCAATAATTTTGCTGTATGTTTTAACAAGCATAATTCAATAAGTACAAGAATGTGCTAATTAACATATAACTTGTTTATAGTTATAGCAGTTCTCTGTTGAGTGAGATACAAGAACCCCACCCCCCACCCCCGCAAGCGATGAGGGGGCTATGATGTATTTCATTCAAATGCATACCGCTATATCAGCCTGAAAGAAAATACCAATTCACGATATTCTATTAAATTGAAGCATCTCACCTTTGCGAATATAGCTTGAGATTCTTTCCTTCGGAACGCTACGCGAACGCTTCACTATGTTGTGTATGGCTTACGCCACGTTACGCTCAGAATGACAGGGGTGTTTTTACAAAAGTGAGATGCTCCTATTAATTTGGTTTGAATTACCCGTGAACTTGTGATTAAAAACGATATCTGGATTACCGAAATGGCTAAAAAAGGCATGATTTCGCCTTTTGAGCCAAGTTTAGTACGTCATTTTGAAGAACTGCCTGTAATTTCATTTGGTCTTAGCAGCTTTGGCTACGACATCAGACTATCGCATGAAGATTTCCGTATTTTTAAGCATATTCCAGGCACAGTAGTTGATCCCAAAAATTTTAATGCTGAAAACTTGGAGCAAACAAAACTCCATACAGATGAAAATGGTAGTTACTTTATCCTTCCAGCACATTCCTACGGACTTGGGGTTGCTCTTGAAAGGCTGGAAATACCAGATAATATTACAGTCATTTGCATTGGCAAAAGTACTTACGCAAGATGTGGTATAATTGCAAACGTAACTCCTGCGGAGGCTGCTTGGCGTGGCTACTTAACCTTAGAGTTATCCAACGCTTCTAGTGCTGACTGTCGCATTTATGCTAATGAAGGCATAGTACAATTGATGTTTTTAGAAGGAGCGCCCTGTGCAGTTAATTATGAAGCGCGTCAGGGTAAATATCAAGACCAGTTAGGTGTTGTAACTCTGGCTAGGGTTTAAATTGCAAAAAGAGACAATCATTTAACTTTTTGCAACTAATTATAGTGATTCACTAAGTTATACTTCATTAGATAATAATGATTTAAACGGAGATGATATTATGAATCGCTCCCGAATTATTCAGCCTGGACAAAGTTATACATTTAGTAAATACTTTGATTTAGCATTTTCTCCAGAGGATATTCTGGCGGAACTTGGTTGTGTTTATCAACGTGAAAGGCTGAAATTACCGATTATAGAATCAACACCTAACTATGTTGAAGAATTGCAGCGAGTAATTGAACGTAACCTCCGACGAGTTAAATTACTAAGTGAGGATGCCCGGAAACAAGCAATTATAGCGCCGATTCTTCTAGAAGTTTGTGAAATCACAGAAACGCAATTAAATATCGAATATCCTATTAGCGTCAGCGACCAACTAAAAGGTAGTTTAGATTATTACATTAATAAAGGTAAAGGTTTATTAGTCATTGAGGCTAAACAATCAGATTTGAGTAAAGGATTTACACAATTAGCTGTTGAATTGATTGCTCTTGACCAATGGATAAATTCTGATAAACCAATACTTTATGGAGCAGTTACTACTGGTGAAGATTGGCGATTCGCTATATATAAACGTCAAGAAAAAGAAATAATAGAAGATATCAAATTATATCGAGTTCCCGAAGAATTAATTGAATTAGTTAGAATTTTAGTTGCTATAGTTAGCAATTAATAAGGGTATGTTATTTTTTGTTACTGATAGTGACATCATACCAACTTATTTATTTGCAGTAATTCCCGTTGAACCAAAACCACTAGTTCCTCTAGATGTATCACTTAAGCTATCAACTTCTTCAATTTCAACGCGAATTACAGGTGTAATAACCATTTGAGCAATTTTCATTCCTTTTGTAACTTTAAAAGTCTCTTTTCCATGATTTATTAAAATTACGCCTATTTCTCCGCGATAACCTTCGTCTATCGTGCCTGGAGTATTTAAAACAGTAATTTGGTGTTTAAGAGCTAAACCACTTCTAGGACGAATTTGAGCCTCAGTTCCTGGAGGTAATTCTATTGAAATACCTATATGTACTAACCTGCTTTCGCCACTAGCGATTTGTAGTTCTTCCGTAGAAAATAAATCTAGCCCCGAATCATTTGAATGTTCGTACTTAGGTATAATTGCCAGCCTGTCTAGTTTTAAAATTTTTACTTTCATCACTATTCCATTTATATCCTTACCTTTATATGGTGTATTATAATAACTAATGTCCCAATGTTTAAGTATTTATACTAGTAGAAAACCAAGTATGTCATTGCTAACAGATACTGATTTGGAAATAATGAAATGCTACAGTACATATGAGTGGCAAAATCAGAGTGACGATCAACCCAAGATTTATATTGATCCATTTTCACCTAATAGTCTAACACCTATAGGATATGACTTAAGAGTAGGTGGGAGTTATATGTCCGCATCTAAAGGGGAAGAAGTTCTTGTAAATCAAAATTCTCCAGTTATTATTGAGCCAGGAGATACAACTCTAATTACGGTTTTTGAAGAAATTAGAATGCCAAAAAACCATAAATTTTCAGGATTAATTTTATCAAAAGTATCCAAAGTTTCAAAAGGTTTATCGAATATATCTACAACAATCGACCCTGATTGGGTTGGTCATCTTGTAATAGCTGTACATAATTTTTCACAAGAAAGTATAACGATAAATTTTAAAGATACATTCTGTACAGTTGTGTTCCTTGAAAATAAATCACCTTCTACAAAAGAATCTCGACATACATCTGGAAGGAATGATATTTTAAGGCAAAGAATGTCAGAGGCTGCTAAAAAAGTACAACGGGACAGAGATAAAGAAAAAAGCAAGGAAAATAAACAGAAAAAGAAAAAAAAGGAAACAGAAAACTTTCTTCAAGTATTTTCATCTCTTGGTATTATTTTGATTTTTATAGTTATAGGATACGTATTTTTTAAACAAAAGCCCGATATATTTATAACTACTATAGGAGTTGGTGTCGCTATCTCCCAAACAGCCCTAATAGTTATTACAAATATTTTTAATAGTGAAGATTAAATTTATAAAAACAATTTTCATAAATTCAAGATATTTAGAGCTTACTGTGTAATGAAATTAGTGACTTTTATTGGTTTATCTTGCTCATAAATAAAATCTTGTTTCATTAACAAAGCTATTTCAGCTTTTTGTAATTCTCCACCTAAATACAGAGCATGGGAAACTTGTAAACCAGGACAATCTATGAATATTTGCTGGGAGAGTTTATTTGCAGATTTACCAGAATAACAATTAACTACTTCTCCAGATCCAGGAGTTGTATGTTCTACAATAATTTGATTATTCTGGATGGTAATAATAAAACTACCAGCAGGATCAAAATAGTCTCTTTGCTGGCAAATTTTAGGATATTGGGATTGAATCACGTTTTCGACATTTTCAAAGCAGTCATCATAAATATGGGCGCTTTGACTAATGGTAATTAATGCTCCCATTTTTAATTTATGGTTAGATTTTTGAATAATAGCTTCACAAATATATCGTTGTAATTCTCGCAATCCCATAGCATTTGCAGGCCACGCAGAGAACATATCATTACTGCGGAAAGTGGCTGTTAAAGATAATTCATTATCAACTATTCTTACCCAAATATGATTTAGGCAAGGTGG includes:
- a CDS encoding Panacea domain-containing protein — translated: MATVFDVARYILEKQGEITSMKLQKLVYYSQAWNLVWDESELFEERIEAWANGAVVRDLYNVHKGKFKVNTESFSEGNSGVLTDSEKENIDKVLDFYGGYTAQQLSDINHQEDPWKNARGDLAPMASCNNEITRDAIFEYHSGIWNEPEEDE
- a CDS encoding GNAT family N-acetyltransferase — translated: MTSEKLITFHLNGETLIFKKVNSEYGGESVAFGLFKQDGTCLGKSLCRTNRFKERVWYLSDIEILQQFKRRGYGSELLEKTCEALWQIEKMDILLERPGNSIASDGFDRKAWYEKHGFIPHPNPDITFMWRELP
- the sir gene encoding sulfite reductase, ferredoxin dependent, producing MVNSAPSPVSNRKPSKVEGIKENSNFLREPVATEILQDTTHFSEDAIQILKFHGSYQQDNRDNRAKGQEKDYQFMLRTKNPGGLVPPQLYLALDKLADEYGNHTLRATTRQGFQVHGILKKNLKSAIATIVQNLGSTLGACGDINRNVMAPPAPLKNRPEYEYAWEYAQNIADLLSPQTGAYYEIWLDGEKAISVEEHPDVKAARQSNGNGTIVHDSVEPIYGTHYMPRKFKICVTVPGDNSVDLYSQDLTLVVITNKKGELQGFDVFAGGGLGRTHNKEETFARVADPICYVGKDDVYNFVKAVVATQRDYGDRTDRRHARLKYLINDWGVDKFRTQVEEYFGKSVEPFKPLPKFKYQDFLGWNEQGDGKLFLGISIENGRVKDEGAFQLKTALREIVEKFNLPIRLTGNQNLLFYEIDPEDKAAIQEILDRCGVVADPSQIAALTRFAMACPALPTCGLAITESERAIPGILDRIRALLDKLGLQKDHFVVRMTGCPNGCARPYMAELGFVGSAPESYQVWLGGSPDQTRLAQPIIEKLHDNDIESFLEPIFIYFKKFRKGKESFGDFCDRMGFDAIREFSATYTPGEPTSSGKSRHRVSLRDDVYLHLKETAEKQNRPMTDLVHDALDKYFQNL
- a CDS encoding outer membrane beta-barrel protein — translated: MKRLLKSLLTISALSSLVIAPAFLTVGKAAAETQKGTDASYIGAGVAAGVTNGGQNNDAATLGGNITGRVKLGNTPFSARGNVLWSDETTAIIPEVSLDVPIANKTNAFITGGYSFVEADGKPTPLGNRDSVVVGAGVESEVAKNFLVYTNAKVGLKAYQNSDASAVSINGGLGYRFR
- a CDS encoding ADP-ribosylglycohydrolase family protein; this translates as MIPAKILSGLMGVCVGDALGVPVEFTSRAERKISPVTTMLGYGTWNQPPGTWSDDSSLTLCLVECLCEEFSLLEIANSFWRWYKEGYWAAHGEAFDIGGTTKQAILNWQQGASPLEAGGTSEKSNGNGSLMRILPMVYCHQMFTFPELITRVHQVSCITHAHIRSQMACGIYISVAIELLAGFEPKAAYLQGLSKIQSLYSGSEYILEKPHFDRVFSGEIARIPIEEINSGGYVVDTLEASLWCLLNTSAYAEAVLKAVNLGGDTDTTAAVTGGLAGIYYGVENIPQEWIDQIARQRDIIDLANRLAKAVDSEGEIGN
- a CDS encoding Npun_F0813 family protein translates to MFILKRQDVEISTIQHPTRDQQVPILHYQGQTFRLISVFKASQEVEAKALWRSLTDNRGKACVLLEEPERFSVWGKIRLEQLENDTGSHSSVEILTLASIVLLQAVYLDIEDLLGNRQASLFEKDITGILQQKQFPQISSSEAVKSLLTVEPSQIPKLPSWQETHVIILLEELHRLGKTYFGDTNFARQLKDRLQDMPEEEQLVFIGWLNQSPLGKLWQ
- the dcd gene encoding dCTP deaminase is translated as MIKNDIWITEMAKKGMISPFEPSLVRHFEELPVISFGLSSFGYDIRLSHEDFRIFKHIPGTVVDPKNFNAENLEQTKLHTDENGSYFILPAHSYGLGVALERLEIPDNITVICIGKSTYARCGIIANVTPAEAAWRGYLTLELSNASSADCRIYANEGIVQLMFLEGAPCAVNYEARQGKYQDQLGVVTLARV
- the dut gene encoding dUTP diphosphatase, whose product is MKVKILKLDRLAIIPKYEHSNDSGLDLFSTEELQIASGESRLVHIGISIELPPGTEAQIRPRSGLALKHQITVLNTPGTIDEGYRGEIGVILINHGKETFKVTKGMKIAQMVITPVIRVEIEEVDSLSDTSRGTSGFGSTGITANK
- a CDS encoding dCTP deaminase domain-containing protein; translation: MSLLTDTDLEIMKCYSTYEWQNQSDDQPKIYIDPFSPNSLTPIGYDLRVGGSYMSASKGEEVLVNQNSPVIIEPGDTTLITVFEEIRMPKNHKFSGLILSKVSKVSKGLSNISTTIDPDWVGHLVIAVHNFSQESITINFKDTFCTVVFLENKSPSTKESRHTSGRNDILRQRMSEAAKKVQRDRDKEKSKENKQKKKKKETENFLQVFSSLGIILIFIVIGYVFFKQKPDIFITTIGVGVAISQTALIVITNIFNSED